In Rhinoraja longicauda isolate Sanriku21f chromosome 27, sRhiLon1.1, whole genome shotgun sequence, one DNA window encodes the following:
- the LOC144606660 gene encoding interferon alpha-inducible protein 27-like protein 2A encodes MDLTTLIMAGVSAGSCIVAAPFVLGAVGFTTAGIAAGSVAAKLMGAAAVANGGGVAAGGLVAVLQSAGAAGLSTVANAAVAAGGAAAGALIPH; translated from the exons ATGGACCTGACAACACTTATTATGGCGGGCGTTAGTGCTG GCTCTTGCATTGTTGCAGCCCCTTTCGTTTTGGGGGCTGTCGGCTTTACCACCGCTGGGATAGCGGCCGGTTCCGTCGCTGCAAAGTTGATGGGAGCCGCCGCTGTTGCCAATGGAGGAGGCGTTGCAGCCGGAGGCTTGGTGGCCGTTCTTCAATCAGCTG GAGCAGCAGGACTGTCTACCGTTGCTAATGCAGCAGTTGCGGCTGGAGGTGCAGCAGCTGGTGCATTGATCCCACACTGA
- the LOC144606851 gene encoding interferon alpha-inducible protein 27-like protein 2A: protein MRESVGKRQRDKRSDLVRNMDLTTLIMAGVSAGSCIVAAPFVLGAVGFTTAGIAAGSVAAKMMGAAAVANGGGVAAGGLVAVLQSAGAAGLSTVANAAVAAGGAAAGALIPH, encoded by the exons ATGAGAGAATCTGTTGGCAAAAGACAACGGGACAAACGGAGCGATCTAGTGAG AAACATGGACCTGACAACACTTATTATGGCGGGCGTTAGTGCTG GCTCTTGCATTGTTGCAGCCCCTTTCGTTTTGGGGGCTGTCGGCTTTACCACCGCTGGGATAGCGGCCGGTTCCGTCGCTGCAAAGATGATGGGAGCCGCCGCTGTTGCCAATGGAGGAGGCGTTGCAGCCGGAGGCTTGGTGGCCGTTCTTCAATCAGCTG GAGCAGCAGGACTGTCTACCGTTGCTAATGCAGCAGTTGCGGCTGGAGGTGCAGCAGCTGGTGCATTGATCCCACACTGA